Proteins from a genomic interval of Lycium ferocissimum isolate CSIRO_LF1 chromosome 2, AGI_CSIRO_Lferr_CH_V1, whole genome shotgun sequence:
- the LOC132046758 gene encoding bZIP transcription factor 2-like has product MMSTFPATTLSTDGLFPHFFPAFDGGFTPWDSIEPAFLFPQEVEDQEPVFSPKESPPSEPVISNSDSGSDDSKPNIIHSSSGSDEPGGNNNNNNNSNRCPDKRKRKPTTSNRDIDERKRRRMVSNRESARRSRMRKQKHLENLRNLANGFKLENRELMNRLRLITHQCQLVQCDNERLRTESAMLRERLEAIRQILILRQLEQQFNSYSAWARNNMELQRPE; this is encoded by the coding sequence ATGATGTCCACTTTTCCGGCAACTACTCTGTCTACCGATGGactttttccccattttttcCCCGCTTTCGATGGCGGTTTCACTCCGTGGGACTCTATCGAACCGGCTTTCTTATTTCCACAAGAAGTGGAAGATCAAGAACCGGTTTTTTCTCCCAAGGAATCACCACCCTCTGAACCGGttatttcaaactcggattCAGGGTCTGATGACTCCAAACCGAATATCATTCATTCTAGTTCCGGTTCAGATGAACCGGGCGggaataataacaataataataactcGAACCGCTGTCCGGATAAGAGAAAACGGAAGCCCACAACATCGAACCGGGACATAGATGAGAGAAAGCGTAGACGTATGGTATCGAACCGGGAATCAGCCAGGAGGTCTCGAATGCGAAAGCAAAAGCATCTGGAGAACCTGAGGAACCTGGCGAACGGGTTTAAATTAGAGAACCGGGAATTAATGAACCGGTTACGGTTAATTACGCATCAGTGCCAACTGGTTCAGTGTGACAACGAGCGGTTGAGGACTGAATCGGCTATGCTAAGGGAAAGACTTGAGGCTATACGTCAAATATTGATCCTCCGGCAACTTGAGCAGCAATTTAATTCATACTCTGCATGGGCCCGCAATAATATGGAATTACAAAGACCTGAATAA